In the genome of Anabrus simplex isolate iqAnaSimp1 chromosome 6, ASM4041472v1, whole genome shotgun sequence, one region contains:
- the LOC136876484 gene encoding uncharacterized protein, translated as MAGGETRPAPPAWVNEDFIQNALREGDGDPTLKVFSCEVRWANTVGDNYGSDMYRAVATLESGERRSMIVKCHPHGNITEAVMKKWQAFEKEINMFTHTLPAMHSLLEEVAPGKFKPFSSRCLHIGESPVPFLVLEDLKEAGFITLQKQKRLDVKHSLCAVTTLARFHATSLVLYDQDPTSLEYYDEGLYRPSMREDIGGIIEGSVRSLQAEVAKWPGYEEYAQKLKNLENTCFDRLVEVCRRKDGGFNTLIHGDPWTTNMMFKYSDSELIDFRLVDFQTAHYSSPALDLQYFFHTCVSDEVYTDHLQDLIREYHSTFIRALDALGCTKYHITLNEIKREMDNHMYFAFFAASTVLPVILSEPEEGYNVEESLKNKEMHTGGKIYSGETYCKAIKIFLPLFVSKGIL; from the coding sequence ATGGCGGGTGGAGAAACAAGACCAGCACCTCCAGCATGGGTGAATGAGGACTTCATCCAGAATGCTTTGCGGGAAGGTGATGGGGACCCTACTCTCAAAGTGTTTTCGTGTGAGGTCCGGTGGGCAAACACCGTAGGGGACAACTATGGTAGCGATATGTATCGTGCTGTGGCTACTCTCGAAAGTGGAGAGCGGCGCTCGATGATCGTCAAGTGTCATCCCCATGGCAACATTACAGAAGCTGTGATGAAGAAGTGGCAAGCTTTCGAAAAGGAAATTAACATGTTTACTCACACTTTACCAGCGATGCACAGTCTGCTAGAAGAGGTCGCCCCAGGTAAATTCAAACCCTTCTCGTCAAGATGCCTCCATATTGGTGAGTCTCCGGTGCCGTTTCTAGTCCTGGAAGATTTGAAAGAAGCTGGTTTTATAACTCTTCAGAAACAGAAAAGGCTTGATGTCAAACACAGTTTGTGCGCAGTTACTACTCTCGCGCGCTTCCATGCTACGTCATTGGTTCTGTATGATCAGGATCCAACCAGTTTAGAATACTATGATGAGGGTCTTTACCGCCCATCGATGCGAGAGGATATTGGGGGAATAATAGAGGGTTCAGTTAGGTCTCTTCAGGCTGAAGTAGCGAAGTGGCCAGGTTATGAAGAGTATGCTCAGAAATTGAAAAATCTCGAGAACACGTGTTTTGACCGGCTTGTGGAAGTGTGCCGGCGTAAAGATGGTGGATTCAATACTCTTATTCACGGAGATCCCTGGACGACTAACATGATGTTCAAGTATTCAGATAGTGAACTGATCGACTTCAGATTGGTAGACTTTCAAACAGCCCATTACTCGTCTCCGGCACTCGACCTGCAGTACTTCTTCCATACCTGTGTGTCTGACGAGGTGTACACAGATCACTTACAGGACCTCATACGGGAATACCACAGCACTTTCATTCGAGCTTTGGATGCACTCGGATGCACTAAATACCACATAACACTCAACGAAATTAAAAGAGAAATGGACAATCATATGTATTTTGCATTCTTTGCTGCCTCTACAGTCTTACCTGTCATTTTATCAGAACCCGAAGAAGGGTACAACGTTGAAGAATCCCTAAAGAACAAGGAAATGCATACTGGTGGTAAGATTTACTCAGGAGAGACCTATTGTAAAGctatcaaaatatttctccccttgTTTGTAAGCAAAGGAATACTGTAA